A window from Aliamphritea hakodatensis encodes these proteins:
- a CDS encoding phasin family protein, producing MFQDMSKTLNQSMSPFKELVDIQTKMLEQLTQQQMACTKACIDATMQQTQALQGCSSAEQLVELQKAYASQLEANLTAANESNLKALADAQASVEKLAQDSFEAFASKP from the coding sequence ATGTTTCAGGATATGTCGAAGACGTTGAATCAGTCGATGAGCCCTTTTAAGGAGCTGGTGGATATACAAACAAAAATGCTGGAGCAGCTGACCCAGCAGCAAATGGCCTGTACCAAAGCCTGTATTGACGCCACTATGCAGCAAACTCAGGCTCTGCAGGGCTGTTCATCCGCAGAGCAGTTGGTTGAGTTGCAAAAAGCCTATGCCAGCCAGCTGGAAGCTAACCTGACCGCGGCCAATGAAAGTAACCTCAAAGCACTGGCTGATGCCCAGGCGTCAGTGGAAAAACTGGCTCAGGATTCCTTCGAGGCATTTGCTTCCAAACCCTGA
- a CDS encoding sulfite exporter TauE/SafE family protein — protein MELSLVTILLLIAVGIASGIINVLAGGGSNLTLPVLMVMGMPAEIANATNRLGIFLQSLTGVFGFKSKGKLPADDIGPILIPTLAGGLLGAIAAAFAPGWILKPLLLGAMLTMALIILLRPSVVCPPQGTQAYKVRDKPSSWWWLGIAGFYGGFVQAGVGFILLGALAGSLRYDLVRANALKLICSLAFTAVALGIFISQDQVLWLPGLILGAGAMIGARIGVHFAVSVKQQTLKWFLFIMTLCGCGAALLF, from the coding sequence ATGGAACTGTCACTTGTCACCATCCTGCTACTGATCGCCGTTGGCATCGCTTCCGGCATTATCAACGTCCTCGCAGGCGGCGGCTCCAACCTGACCCTTCCGGTACTGATGGTCATGGGCATGCCGGCGGAAATTGCCAATGCCACCAACCGGCTGGGCATCTTCCTGCAGTCGCTCACCGGCGTCTTCGGCTTTAAAAGCAAAGGCAAGCTTCCTGCTGATGATATCGGCCCCATTCTAATACCCACGCTTGCCGGTGGACTGCTGGGCGCAATTGCCGCCGCTTTCGCCCCCGGCTGGATACTGAAACCCCTGCTACTGGGCGCGATGCTGACCATGGCACTGATTATTCTGCTGCGTCCGTCGGTGGTCTGCCCGCCGCAAGGCACTCAGGCGTACAAGGTCCGTGACAAGCCTTCATCCTGGTGGTGGCTGGGAATTGCCGGATTTTACGGCGGGTTTGTTCAGGCCGGGGTTGGGTTCATTCTGCTGGGCGCACTGGCCGGCAGCCTGCGTTATGATCTGGTGCGCGCCAACGCACTGAAACTTATCTGTTCACTGGCCTTTACAGCAGTTGCGCTGGGAATCTTCATTTCGCAGGATCAGGTACTCTGGTTACCCGGGCTGATCCTGGGGGCCGGCGCCATGATCGGCGCCAGAATCGGGGTACACTTTGCCGTCAGCGTGAAACAGCAGACCCTGAAATGGTTCCTGTTTATTATGACTCTGTGTGGCTGTGGCGCGGCGTTGCTGTTTTAA
- the fldB gene encoding flavodoxin FldB produces MSQTIGLFYGSTTGNTEDVAERVAAQLGSDNVCLHDVADNGLAGFDKYNSLIFGISTWDFGELQEDWDDIWSEVDDLDFSGMTCALFGLGDQIGYPEWFLDAMGMLHEKLQKGGARVVGYWPNQGYDFEASKALTADASQFVGLALDDDGQAGETDERIAEWCAQIKPELGL; encoded by the coding sequence ATGTCCCAGACGATCGGTTTATTTTACGGTTCCACCACCGGTAATACGGAAGATGTTGCAGAGCGGGTTGCGGCACAGCTAGGGTCTGACAATGTTTGCTTACATGACGTGGCGGATAATGGCCTGGCCGGGTTTGATAAGTACAACAGTCTGATTTTTGGCATTTCCACCTGGGATTTCGGAGAGCTGCAGGAAGACTGGGATGATATCTGGTCAGAAGTGGATGATCTGGATTTCAGTGGGATGACCTGCGCGCTGTTTGGATTAGGCGATCAGATTGGCTATCCGGAATGGTTTCTGGATGCCATGGGCATGTTGCATGAAAAGTTACAGAAAGGCGGTGCCCGTGTGGTGGGTTACTGGCCCAATCAGGGCTATGACTTTGAGGCGTCCAAAGCATTAACTGCAGACGCGTCTCAATTTGTCGGGCTGGCGCTGGATGACGACGGGCAGGCCGGTGAAACCGATGAGCGGATTGCTGAATGGTGTGCGCAGATTAAACCTGAGCTGGGTCTTTAA
- the lysS gene encoding lysine--tRNA ligase, producing the protein MSDNTQQQDENRLIAERREKLNALREAGQAFPNAFRRDSYAQDLQETYGEKCKEELEELAITVSIAGRVMLNRGAFGVVQDMTGRIQFYVNKEARKFAKSLDLGDIIGVTGVLHKSGKGDLYVDLGEYQLLTKNLRPLPDKHKGLQDTEMRYRQRYVDLITNDTSRRVFEIRSKIVSGIRNYLTERRYVEAETPMLQVIPGGATARPFVTHHNALDRDMYLRIAPELYLKRLVVGGFERVFEINRNFRNEGLSTRHNPEFTMLEFYQAYADYNDLMDLTEDMLRTLAKDVLGSTTMTYQEQEYDLGAPFRRISVFDSILHYNPDLTASDIDNIESARAVADKLGIPLKDGYGLGKVQIEIFEKTVEDRLDQPTFITEYPAEVSPLARRNDENPFITDRFEFFIGGREVANGFSELNDSEDQAERFRAQVEEKDAGDDEAMHFDDDYISALEYGLPPTAGEGIGIDRLVMFFADCDSIRDVILFPAMRPRA; encoded by the coding sequence ATGTCTGATAATACTCAGCAACAAGATGAAAACCGTTTGATTGCCGAGCGCCGTGAAAAACTGAATGCCCTGCGTGAAGCGGGTCAGGCGTTTCCGAATGCGTTCCGTCGCGACAGTTACGCGCAGGATCTGCAGGAAACCTATGGCGAAAAGTGTAAAGAAGAGCTGGAAGAGCTGGCAATTACAGTAAGCATTGCTGGCCGTGTCATGCTTAACCGTGGTGCCTTCGGTGTTGTTCAGGATATGACTGGCCGTATTCAGTTCTACGTGAACAAAGAAGCCCGTAAGTTTGCCAAGAGCCTGGACCTGGGTGACATCATTGGTGTGACCGGTGTTTTGCATAAGTCCGGTAAGGGCGATCTGTATGTGGATCTGGGTGAATACCAACTGCTGACCAAGAACCTGCGTCCGCTGCCGGATAAGCACAAAGGCCTGCAGGACACTGAAATGCGCTACCGTCAGCGTTATGTTGACCTGATCACCAATGATACTTCCCGCCGGGTATTCGAGATCCGTTCCAAGATTGTATCCGGTATCCGTAACTACCTGACTGAGCGCCGCTATGTAGAAGCGGAAACGCCGATGCTGCAGGTAATTCCGGGTGGTGCGACGGCCCGTCCGTTCGTCACGCATCACAACGCGCTGGACCGCGACATGTATCTGCGGATTGCGCCGGAGCTGTACCTGAAACGTCTGGTTGTGGGTGGCTTTGAGCGGGTCTTCGAGATCAACCGTAACTTCCGTAACGAAGGGCTTTCAACCCGCCATAACCCTGAATTTACCATGTTGGAATTCTATCAGGCCTATGCGGATTACAATGACCTGATGGACCTGACCGAAGACATGCTGCGCACACTGGCGAAGGATGTTTTGGGTTCAACCACTATGACCTATCAGGAACAGGAATATGACCTGGGTGCGCCGTTCCGCCGTATCAGCGTGTTCGATTCTATCCTGCATTACAACCCGGATCTGACGGCTTCGGACATCGATAACATCGAGTCTGCCCGTGCAGTGGCTGATAAGCTGGGTATCCCGCTTAAAGACGGCTACGGCCTGGGCAAGGTGCAGATCGAGATCTTCGAGAAAACCGTTGAAGACCGTCTGGACCAGCCGACGTTCATCACTGAGTATCCGGCGGAAGTGTCTCCGCTGGCGCGCCGTAACGATGAAAACCCGTTCATTACCGACCGTTTTGAATTCTTCATCGGTGGCCGTGAAGTGGCGAATGGCTTCTCGGAGCTTAACGACTCTGAAGATCAGGCTGAGCGTTTCCGCGCTCAGGTTGAAGAGAAAGATGCCGGTGATGACGAAGCAATGCACTTCGATGATGATTACATCAGTGCGCTGGAATACGGCCTGCCGCCGACTGCCGGTGAAGGTATCGGTATCGACCGTCTGGTAATGTTCTTCGCTGATTGTGATTCAATCCGTGATGTTATCCTGTTCCCGGCGATGCGTCCGCGGGCGTAA
- the ygfZ gene encoding CAF17-like 4Fe-4S cluster assembly/insertion protein YgfZ, which translates to MSTWHSILETQQISIDEQGYSRSSAPVNPALSITPLTHLGLFSVIGPDAEKFLQGQISCDMRDISNGFSRLASHNNVKGSMISLSRVMPAEGGYWLRTNRQILSNALTALNKYMLFSKADGTDISDTVVGLGIQGSDAASALAALSNELPAETDQFLSLDGGVLIKVAGERYELWLEQAQAETALDLLIQTGSLNGSENWLLSEIQQGIPSLTPDTLETFIPQMTNLQAFEGVSFRKGCYTGQEIITRLQHRGKLKRPMFRLSVQADTAPAAGTVLATATRASVGNVVCSALSGEGEYQLLAVMLKDVFDDGSQSVHLDTQEGPQLERLDLPYTLDPEMFEAKR; encoded by the coding sequence ATGAGCACCTGGCACAGCATCTTAGAAACGCAGCAGATCAGCATTGATGAGCAGGGCTACAGCCGCAGCTCTGCCCCGGTAAACCCGGCACTCAGTATTACCCCCCTGACACACTTAGGCCTGTTCAGCGTTATCGGCCCGGATGCAGAGAAATTTCTTCAGGGACAGATTTCCTGCGACATGCGCGACATCAGTAATGGTTTCAGCCGCCTGGCATCACACAACAATGTCAAAGGCAGCATGATCAGCCTGAGTCGGGTAATGCCCGCTGAAGGCGGTTACTGGCTGCGCACTAACCGTCAGATACTCAGCAACGCGCTGACGGCCCTGAACAAATATATGCTGTTTTCCAAGGCCGACGGCACAGACATCAGCGATACCGTGGTGGGTTTGGGTATACAGGGCAGCGACGCTGCATCAGCCCTGGCGGCACTGAGCAATGAACTGCCGGCTGAAACCGATCAGTTTCTCTCTCTGGACGGCGGCGTACTGATTAAAGTCGCCGGTGAACGTTACGAACTGTGGCTTGAACAGGCCCAGGCAGAAACCGCACTGGATCTGCTGATTCAAACAGGCTCGCTGAACGGCAGCGAAAACTGGTTACTCAGTGAAATTCAGCAGGGCATTCCGTCCCTGACACCGGACACGCTGGAAACCTTTATTCCGCAGATGACCAATCTGCAGGCGTTTGAAGGGGTCAGCTTCCGTAAGGGCTGTTACACCGGGCAGGAAATCATCACCCGGCTGCAGCACCGCGGCAAACTGAAGCGTCCGATGTTCCGTCTCAGCGTACAGGCGGATACCGCACCAGCGGCTGGCACAGTGCTGGCGACCGCAACCCGCGCCAGTGTTGGCAACGTGGTGTGCAGTGCACTGTCCGGCGAGGGTGAATATCAGTTGCTGGCGGTGATGCTGAAAGACGTCTTCGACGACGGCTCCCAGAGCGTGCATCTGGACACCCAGGAAGGCCCACAACTGGAACGCCTGGACCTGCCTTACACCCTTGATCCGGAAATGTTTGAAGCCAAACGATGA
- a CDS encoding nuclear transport factor 2 family protein, with protein MKKWMGKLAVPAVAVSMLMSAGVQAAAPEELVALNNQWQPLMNAKDVDGLDKFYDADSLLGQFPYDSSKNLQGLEAISQMFAGGPFGLPELKAQVDTLALDAKDDTALLVKNWDISFAEGGFKGLAVEVLSHTSDGWKRRIDIGAGGLTSAAGFAGTDTEIDNTAFNSLADNYAERSVNAARVSLTENADLPDFTEGFEVDNLLSVEQGSNGLLISRLTGKGQSYLVFNAVEKTAEGWQVKVQMSTVL; from the coding sequence ATGAAAAAATGGATGGGTAAGCTGGCAGTGCCGGCAGTTGCGGTCAGCATGTTAATGTCTGCCGGTGTACAGGCGGCTGCGCCAGAGGAGCTGGTGGCGCTGAATAACCAGTGGCAACCGCTGATGAATGCAAAAGATGTCGACGGGCTGGATAAGTTTTACGATGCGGATTCATTGCTGGGACAGTTCCCCTATGACAGCAGCAAAAATCTGCAGGGGCTGGAGGCGATCAGTCAGATGTTTGCCGGTGGGCCGTTTGGTTTACCTGAACTGAAAGCGCAGGTGGATACGCTGGCGCTGGATGCGAAAGACGATACTGCTTTGCTGGTGAAGAACTGGGATATCAGTTTCGCAGAAGGCGGTTTTAAGGGGCTGGCAGTTGAGGTACTGAGCCATACATCTGACGGCTGGAAACGCCGTATTGATATCGGGGCCGGCGGGTTAACTTCAGCAGCGGGGTTTGCCGGCACGGATACAGAAATTGATAACACGGCCTTTAATAGTCTGGCGGATAATTATGCTGAGCGTTCGGTGAATGCTGCCCGGGTAAGCCTGACTGAAAATGCGGATTTACCGGATTTCACGGAAGGTTTTGAAGTGGATAACCTGCTCAGTGTGGAGCAGGGCAGCAACGGCTTGCTGATCAGCCGTCTGACCGGTAAAGGCCAGAGCTATTTAGTGTTTAACGCGGTGGAGAAAACCGCTGAAGGCTGGCAGGTTAAGGTGCAGATGAGTACCGTACTCTAA
- a CDS encoding YeeE/YedE family protein → MSQTAPLISRPLFISLGLFALLAGLLYRDISAHAALLLMLGGALGLALYQASFGFTAAWRNLITERRGRGLRAQMLMLAVAVCLIFPILDAGSAFGNDVNGFNRPLGFSVLFGAALFGIGMQIAGGCGSGNLFQVGGGQLRAIPSIIGFMAGGFWATADYEWWTTLPQLAPVSSLQNLGLITALAVNLAAFGLIALGTVWLEKRRHGELQADDAGKNLPLSKRLLRGPWPLIWGAVALAVLNYIVVIVTGRPWSVALSYPLWGTKLALWLDTSLQLGYELEPDFWTYWLQPGRDDALLESIWEDTVSVMNIGIILGALLAASLAGRFSWQWRIPPLHWLASALGGLMLGYGATISFGCNIGAFFGGIVSGSMHGWLWLVGAIIGSYLGIWIRPVFKLSRA, encoded by the coding sequence ATGAGCCAGACTGCGCCACTGATCAGCCGGCCTTTATTCATCTCACTGGGGCTTTTTGCCCTGCTGGCGGGATTACTTTACCGCGATATCAGCGCCCATGCGGCCCTCCTGCTGATGCTTGGCGGCGCACTGGGGCTGGCATTATATCAGGCCTCCTTCGGTTTCACGGCAGCCTGGCGAAACCTGATCACTGAACGCCGCGGCCGTGGCCTGCGCGCCCAGATGCTGATGCTGGCCGTCGCTGTCTGTCTGATATTTCCGATTCTCGATGCCGGCAGCGCGTTCGGCAACGATGTTAACGGCTTTAACCGCCCGCTGGGCTTCTCAGTACTTTTTGGTGCTGCCCTGTTTGGCATTGGCATGCAAATCGCCGGCGGCTGTGGCTCAGGTAATCTGTTTCAGGTCGGCGGGGGCCAGTTACGGGCAATCCCGTCGATTATCGGCTTTATGGCCGGGGGCTTCTGGGCAACTGCCGATTACGAATGGTGGACCACCCTGCCCCAGCTGGCACCGGTTTCCAGCTTACAGAACCTCGGACTGATCACCGCGCTGGCGGTGAATCTGGCAGCGTTTGGCTTAATCGCCCTTGGCACCGTCTGGCTGGAAAAACGCCGGCACGGCGAATTACAGGCGGATGATGCCGGCAAGAACCTGCCACTGAGTAAGCGGTTACTTCGCGGCCCCTGGCCACTGATCTGGGGCGCAGTTGCGCTGGCGGTACTGAATTATATCGTGGTGATTGTGACCGGCCGTCCGTGGTCCGTTGCCCTGTCTTACCCCCTGTGGGGAACCAAACTGGCCCTCTGGCTGGATACCAGCCTGCAGCTGGGCTATGAACTGGAACCGGACTTCTGGACCTACTGGCTGCAGCCTGGCCGGGACGACGCCCTGCTGGAAAGCATCTGGGAAGATACCGTGTCCGTTATGAACATCGGCATTATACTCGGTGCTCTGCTGGCTGCCTCGCTGGCCGGGCGTTTCAGCTGGCAGTGGCGCATTCCGCCGCTGCACTGGCTGGCATCCGCATTAGGCGGTCTGATGCTGGGCTATGGCGCCACCATTTCCTTCGGCTGCAATATCGGAGCCTTCTTTGGCGGCATCGTTTCCGGTAGTATGCACGGCTGGCTATGGTTGGTCGGTGCCATCATCGGCAGTTATCTGGGCATCTGGATACGGCCGGTATTTAAACTCAGCCGAGCATAA
- a CDS encoding tetratricopeptide repeat protein — translation MSKKLLIATGLLLSLHTTATLAANLAKGIQAFENKDYAIALAELAPLAKENNLEAMNYLGQMYEFGLGVDADEQEALKLYNRCADQGNLSCVDSRRAYKDKGYKVELETVQPAAEGGDATAQNRLGEMYEFGYGVKRDPAKAIEWYKRAGDQGLVIAQHNIGRSYNFGTGVQQDFTQAERWYRKAAEQGHTDAMFFLGALYSNAHGGDASHGTNISAYAWLQNAMELGNPTARAIQSRIVMKLSDKELEEAKRLAEDYKKKFVTPFK, via the coding sequence ATGAGCAAAAAACTTCTGATCGCTACCGGCCTGCTGCTAAGCCTGCATACAACTGCCACTCTGGCAGCAAACCTGGCAAAGGGTATTCAGGCTTTTGAAAACAAGGACTACGCGATTGCGCTGGCCGAGCTGGCCCCACTGGCCAAGGAAAATAATCTGGAAGCCATGAACTATCTGGGCCAGATGTATGAGTTCGGTCTGGGGGTTGACGCCGACGAACAGGAAGCACTGAAACTGTATAACCGCTGTGCCGATCAGGGAAACCTGAGCTGCGTGGATTCCCGCCGGGCTTATAAAGACAAAGGCTACAAAGTAGAACTGGAAACGGTTCAGCCTGCGGCAGAAGGGGGTGACGCCACTGCCCAGAACCGTCTGGGTGAAATGTATGAATTCGGTTACGGCGTCAAACGTGACCCGGCCAAAGCCATTGAATGGTACAAGCGCGCCGGCGATCAGGGACTGGTCATCGCACAGCACAACATTGGCCGCAGCTACAACTTTGGCACCGGCGTTCAGCAGGACTTTACCCAGGCAGAACGCTGGTACCGCAAAGCCGCTGAACAGGGCCATACGGATGCGATGTTCTTCCTCGGCGCACTGTACTCCAACGCCCACGGCGGTGATGCCAGCCATGGCACAAATATCTCAGCGTATGCCTGGTTACAGAATGCCATGGAACTGGGTAACCCGACCGCCCGCGCCATTCAGTCACGGATTGTCATGAAACTGTCCGACAAGGAACTGGAAGAAGCCAAGCGCCTGGCCGAAGACTACAAGAAAAAATTTGTAACACCGTTCAAGTAA
- the ung gene encoding uracil-DNA glycosylase: MTAIAALKEQLSAAEGWQAHLKGELEQDYMHRLVAFLDGEIAAGKDIYPQTADWLQALQSTPLNAVKVVILGQDPYHQPGQAHGLSFSVQPGVKVPPSLRNMYKELATDLQLPEPDHGFLQHWAEQGVLLLNTVLTVEYNKAGSHQKKGWEPFTDRIIETVNSQCDGVVFVLWGSHAQKKAAMIDSTRHRILESVHPSPLSAFRGFFGSRPFSQINEYLEASGRTPVEWQLESLEAKPDQGALF; the protein is encoded by the coding sequence ATGACTGCGATTGCTGCGCTTAAGGAGCAGTTATCGGCCGCTGAAGGCTGGCAGGCGCATCTGAAAGGGGAGTTGGAGCAGGATTATATGCACCGGCTGGTGGCGTTTCTGGACGGCGAAATAGCGGCCGGTAAAGATATTTATCCACAGACAGCTGACTGGCTGCAGGCCTTGCAGAGTACGCCGCTGAACGCGGTAAAAGTGGTGATTCTCGGGCAGGACCCGTATCACCAGCCCGGTCAGGCCCATGGGCTGAGCTTTTCGGTGCAGCCGGGGGTAAAGGTGCCGCCTTCCCTGAGAAATATGTATAAAGAGCTGGCGACGGATTTGCAGTTGCCGGAACCGGATCACGGTTTTTTGCAGCACTGGGCCGAACAGGGTGTGTTACTGCTGAACACAGTGCTGACGGTTGAATATAACAAAGCAGGTTCTCACCAGAAAAAAGGCTGGGAGCCGTTTACCGACCGGATTATTGAAACGGTGAACAGCCAGTGCGATGGTGTAGTCTTTGTGCTGTGGGGCAGTCATGCCCAGAAAAAGGCAGCGATGATAGACAGCACCAGACACCGGATACTTGAATCTGTGCATCCTTCTCCATTATCGGCATTTCGCGGTTTCTTCGGCAGCCGGCCATTCAGTCAGATTAATGAATATCTGGAAGCCAGTGGCCGCACGCCGGTGGAGTGGCAGCTGGAGAGTCTTGAAGCCAAACCTGATCAGGGAGCGCTGTTCTGA
- the prfB gene encoding peptide chain release factor 2: MEVNPIITSLKDISERTEVLRGYLEYAEKQDRLEEVTRELEDPAVWNEPERAQALGKERSALEGVVKTIDDLTNGVSEAEELLEMAVEEDDEDTVEEVRSEVAALEALLGQLEFRRMFSGEADGNNAYLDIQAGSGGTEAQDWAEMMLRMYLRWGEDKGFKTELLECSAGDVAGIKSATISFQGEYAFGWLRTETGVHRLVRKSPFDSGGRRHTSFSSVFVSPEIDDNIEIEINPADLRVDVYRASGAGGQHVNRTESAVRITHGPSGIVVQSQSQRSQHQNKDTCMKQLRAKLYEMEMLKRSEAAQETEDNKADIGWGSQIRSYVLDDQRIKDLRTNVQSSNCDRVLDGDLDLFIEASLKAGL, from the coding sequence ATGGAAGTTAATCCAATCATTACCAGCCTGAAGGATATCAGTGAGCGTACTGAAGTACTGCGCGGATATCTGGAGTATGCCGAGAAACAGGATCGCCTGGAAGAAGTGACCCGTGAACTGGAAGATCCAGCGGTGTGGAACGAACCTGAACGTGCTCAGGCACTGGGTAAGGAACGTTCTGCTCTGGAAGGGGTGGTAAAGACCATTGATGATCTGACCAACGGTGTGAGCGAAGCCGAAGAGCTGCTGGAAATGGCCGTTGAGGAAGACGACGAAGATACCGTTGAAGAAGTGCGCAGCGAAGTGGCTGCGCTGGAAGCTCTGCTGGGGCAGCTGGAATTCCGCCGCATGTTCTCTGGCGAAGCCGACGGTAACAATGCGTACCTGGACATTCAGGCCGGTTCCGGTGGTACCGAGGCACAGGACTGGGCAGAAATGATGCTGCGCATGTACCTGCGCTGGGGTGAAGATAAAGGCTTTAAAACTGAATTGCTGGAATGTTCCGCCGGTGATGTGGCGGGTATCAAGTCCGCAACGATCAGTTTTCAGGGTGAGTACGCCTTCGGCTGGTTACGCACTGAGACCGGTGTACACCGTCTGGTACGTAAATCTCCGTTCGATTCCGGCGGTCGCCGTCATACGTCATTCTCTTCAGTCTTCGTATCGCCGGAGATTGATGACAACATCGAGATCGAAATTAACCCGGCAGATCTGCGGGTGGATGTATACCGTGCATCCGGTGCCGGTGGTCAGCACGTAAACAGAACTGAATCTGCGGTACGTATTACCCACGGCCCGTCCGGCATTGTGGTGCAGAGCCAGAGTCAGCGTTCCCAGCACCAGAACAAAGATACCTGTATGAAGCAGCTGCGGGCCAAGCTCTACGAGATGGAGATGCTCAAGCGCAGCGAAGCGGCACAGGAAACAGAAGATAACAAAGCGGATATTGGCTGGGGCAGCCAGATCCGTTCTTACGTGCTGGATGATCAGCGTATTAAAGATCTGCGTACCAATGTTCAGAGCAGCAACTGTGACCGGGTACTGGACGGCGATCTGGACCTGTTTATTGAGGCAAGCCTCAAAGCAGGACTGTAA
- a CDS encoding DMT family transporter: MFADNPNMRGAMLMMASMAGFVFNDSIMKFMSADISLYQSIFIRGLIVTALIAALAWRYGVLRQSLQRRDRVWMGWRALGESGSTLCYLTGLMHIPIAAAASIQQAVPLVITFIGAIWLGEQVGWRRYTAIIVGFMGVLLIVRPGADSFNVYVMFSVAGVMFLVLRDLSTRQFSADVSSLFVALVGSLLVTVSSGVLSLFETWQPLTWQIMAGLSAAAGFIFFGYLCGVMTMRVGEIAFVSPFRYTVLIWAALLGYLVFDEVPDNYMLLGGLVIAMAGVYSFYRESRLAEKP, encoded by the coding sequence GTGTTTGCTGATAACCCTAATATGCGTGGTGCGATGCTGATGATGGCCAGCATGGCCGGTTTTGTGTTCAACGACAGCATCATGAAATTTATGTCGGCGGATATCAGCCTGTATCAGTCGATCTTTATCCGGGGTCTGATCGTAACCGCCCTGATTGCTGCGCTGGCCTGGCGTTACGGTGTATTACGCCAGAGCCTGCAGCGCCGTGACCGGGTCTGGATGGGCTGGCGGGCGCTGGGGGAAAGCGGCTCAACCCTGTGTTATCTGACCGGGCTGATGCATATCCCCATCGCCGCGGCAGCATCGATTCAGCAGGCCGTTCCTCTGGTGATTACCTTTATCGGGGCAATCTGGTTAGGTGAGCAGGTTGGCTGGCGGCGCTATACGGCGATCATTGTCGGCTTTATGGGCGTGTTGCTGATTGTTCGCCCGGGGGCGGACAGTTTCAACGTGTATGTCATGTTTTCGGTGGCCGGGGTGATGTTTCTGGTGCTCCGTGACCTTTCCACCCGGCAGTTTTCGGCGGATGTATCATCGCTGTTCGTGGCGCTGGTCGGTTCGCTTCTGGTGACGGTGAGCAGTGGTGTGCTGTCATTATTTGAAACCTGGCAGCCGCTCACCTGGCAGATAATGGCCGGGTTGAGTGCGGCTGCCGGGTTTATTTTTTTCGGTTACCTGTGTGGGGTGATGACCATGCGGGTGGGTGAAATTGCCTTTGTATCTCCGTTCCGTTATACGGTGCTGATCTGGGCCGCGCTGCTGGGGTATCTGGTATTTGATGAAGTGCCGGATAACTATATGTTGCTGGGCGGTCTGGTGATCGCGATGGCCGGTGTTTACAGCTTCTACCGGGAATCCCGTCTGGCGGAAAAGCCTTAA
- a CDS encoding RDD family protein: MNKPFPELDGELRQPSLLRRLAAMVYDGLLVVAIWMCTGFVAVGLNGGESVSGPLFQSVLFLITFAFFAYFWIRLGQTLGMQAWQMRVQTIDNCHINLKQALLRFMMAIVSFACGGLGFLWMLFSPGKATWHDSFSETQIVLLPKKQKS; the protein is encoded by the coding sequence ATGAATAAACCTTTCCCGGAACTAGACGGCGAACTCCGCCAGCCATCCCTGTTACGCCGCCTGGCAGCAATGGTGTATGACGGCCTGCTGGTTGTCGCGATCTGGATGTGTACAGGCTTTGTTGCGGTTGGCCTGAACGGTGGCGAATCCGTCTCCGGCCCGCTGTTCCAGAGCGTCCTGTTTTTAATTACCTTCGCCTTCTTCGCCTACTTCTGGATCCGTTTAGGTCAGACGCTGGGCATGCAGGCCTGGCAAATGCGGGTACAAACGATCGACAACTGCCACATTAATCTTAAACAGGCCCTGCTGCGTTTCATGATGGCAATCGTCTCATTTGCCTGTGGCGGCCTGGGCTTCCTGTGGATGCTGTTCTCTCCCGGAAAAGCCACCTGGCATGACAGCTTCTCAGAAACTCAGATTGTACTGCTGCCTAAAAAGCAAAAGTCATAA